A single window of Paenibacillus sp. SYP-B4298 DNA harbors:
- a CDS encoding transposase, producing MQRLEELNENATIYHYQLIKKIHIQNEALTSYALIVSGLGIFQIMLYGYIGLIIWLISGLSIYLLHWVIIRLTMIRVEEPEDRRWGWRYKAPWIGYLPIAMVEHQLFRRLHRHLLWIGLCALALAYPWINESAMISLISWHLWALAPRMIILSRVRRLRKDGVLLLDDTAVSFYKR from the coding sequence GTGCAGCGATTAGAAGAGCTTAACGAGAACGCTACGATCTATCATTACCAACTCATTAAGAAAATCCATATCCAAAATGAAGCTTTAACAAGCTATGCCCTCATTGTCTCCGGTTTAGGCATATTTCAGATAATGTTGTATGGCTATATCGGCCTAATCATCTGGCTCATAAGCGGATTATCCATCTACCTGCTGCATTGGGTCATTATTAGGCTAACGATGATACGAGTAGAGGAGCCTGAGGATCGTCGTTGGGGTTGGCGGTATAAAGCGCCATGGATCGGTTATCTACCGATCGCTATGGTCGAGCATCAGTTGTTTCGCAGACTGCACCGTCACTTACTATGGATTGGTCTGTGCGCCTTGGCGCTAGCTTACCCCTGGATCAACGAATCGGCGATGATCAGCCTCATTAGCTGGCATCTGTGGGCGTTAGCCCCCCGTATGATCATCCTTAGCCGGGTGCGCCGTCTCCGCAAGGATGGAGTGCTGCTGCTTGATGATACTGCTGTCAGCTTCTACAAGCGATAG